The proteins below are encoded in one region of Ephemeroptericola cinctiostellae:
- a CDS encoding DUF47 domain-containing protein: protein MFNRLMPKEGKFFDLFNQHAELLVTTSKEVVNLFNDLANTDRYMSVIKDNEKRADRITYETVDLLHKTFITPLDRDVMLKLTTTMDDVIDLMEDVAETVSLYYVTNSTSEAKQLAAIGVACCERVQTAVGLLDNMKSAGEILKISSEIERLESDGDRILRSAMSKLFREEEDVKSLIKYKAVYEMLESITDKCEDVANIIQGIVVENA, encoded by the coding sequence ATGTTCAACCGCCTCATGCCTAAAGAAGGCAAATTTTTTGATTTATTTAACCAACACGCAGAACTTTTGGTTACCACTTCAAAAGAAGTTGTCAATTTATTCAATGACTTGGCCAACACAGACCGTTACATGAGCGTGATCAAGGACAATGAAAAACGCGCTGATCGCATCACTTACGAAACTGTAGATTTATTACATAAAACATTCATCACACCGCTCGATCGTGATGTCATGTTGAAACTCACAACCACCATGGACGATGTGATTGACTTGATGGAAGACGTCGCTGAAACAGTCTCTCTGTATTATGTCACCAACAGCACAAGTGAAGCGAAGCAGCTTGCAGCCATCGGCGTGGCATGCTGCGAACGCGTTCAAACCGCAGTTGGCTTACTGGACAACATGAAAAGCGCTGGCGAAATCCTCAAAATCTCATCTGAAATTGAGCGCTTAGAATCCGACGGTGACCGTATTTTACGCAGTGCAATGTCAAAACTATTCCGTGAAGAAGAAGATGTCAAAAGTTTAATTAAGTATAAAGCAGTTTATGAAATGCTGGAGTCCATCACAGACAAGTGTGAAGATGTCGCCAACATCATTCAAGGCATTGTTGTTGAAAACGCTTAA
- a CDS encoding inorganic phosphate transporter: protein MGTMHISMQVVIILVILALIFDFMNGFHDSANSIATVVSTGVMKPQHAVIMAATFNFIAFYVLPHTVAASIGKGIIEGSVVDQYVIFGALAGAIVWNVVTWYFGIPSSSSHALMGGLIGAAVAKAGVGALLSEKIIQTVLFIFVAPALGFLLGSILMVAVSWIFYRSSPARVDRLFRRLQLISAAAYSLGHGGNDAQKTMGIIWLLLIASGLIGKNDALPAWVGYSCFAAIALGTLFGGWRIVKTMGQKLTKLKPVGGFCAETGGAITLFTATALGIPVSTTHTITGAIVGVGSTRRFSSVNWGIASNIVWAWIFTIPASAFIAAISWWISTKLF from the coding sequence ATGGGAACAATGCACATCAGCATGCAGGTGGTGATCATTTTGGTCATCCTTGCATTAATTTTCGACTTCATGAATGGCTTTCACGATTCAGCCAACTCCATTGCAACGGTTGTGTCAACAGGCGTAATGAAGCCACAACATGCCGTCATTATGGCAGCCACATTTAACTTCATTGCTTTTTATGTGTTGCCGCACACTGTCGCAGCCTCTATTGGTAAAGGCATTATTGAAGGCTCTGTCGTCGACCAGTATGTCATTTTTGGCGCGCTGGCGGGTGCCATTGTGTGGAACGTGGTGACGTGGTACTTCGGCATTCCATCATCATCTTCACACGCTTTGATGGGTGGATTGATTGGTGCGGCGGTTGCCAAAGCAGGTGTTGGCGCACTGTTAAGCGAAAAAATCATTCAAACTGTGCTGTTTATTTTTGTTGCACCAGCGCTTGGTTTTCTCTTGGGCTCTATTTTAATGGTCGCGGTCTCGTGGATTTTCTACCGCAGCTCACCTGCACGCGTGGATCGTTTGTTCCGCCGCCTGCAATTGATATCCGCTGCCGCATACAGCCTCGGTCATGGTGGCAATGATGCACAAAAGACCATGGGCATCATTTGGTTGCTGTTGATCGCCAGTGGCCTCATCGGTAAAAACGATGCTTTACCCGCCTGGGTGGGCTACAGCTGTTTCGCCGCCATCGCATTGGGTACATTATTTGGCGGTTGGCGTATTGTCAAAACCATGGGTCAAAAGCTGACCAAGCTGAAGCCAGTGGGCGGTTTTTGTGCCGAAACAGGTGGTGCAATCACCTTATTCACAGCCACCGCTTTGGGCATTCCCGTCTCAACCACCCACACCATCACGGGTGCCATCGTGGGTGTCGGCTCGACCCGCCGCTTTTCTTCTGTGAATTGGGGCATTGCCAGTAACATCGTGTGGGCATGGATTTTCACCATTCCAGCTTCTGCGTTTATTGCGGCCATCTCTTGGTGGATCAGCACCAAGCTGTTCTGA
- a CDS encoding efflux transporter outer membrane subunit, whose translation MKITLKLALLACSIISTACAVGPKYNSPTTQTAPEWYAALPHNGKTTDLVNWWQSFSDSSLTRLQQAAELNNPSIAQAVARIDAARAASGATNGNMLPTINGSASQTRNNGDDGSDIARRSRLGMIDASWEIDLWGGLRAGRRASDAQLAARTMEWHAARTSIAAEVAQTYVAYRACQAQSAALQSDVVSREETARLTDLLVHAGFNAPAESYLTDASAATGRQQQVAMAAECDLSIKSLVALTGLSESETRDILAKNAGIQPRAPEFTLAALPVDIISQRPDVAAAERTLAAASAQINVTQAARLPRLALLGNISFFGIQLSGGAPQASGKSWSFGPSLSLPIFDAGQRAAQADIAKAGYAEALANYKQVVVSAVKEVESTLITLDAAQKRLRDAHTAKDKFDKYFNASLARQRVGSVSLLELEDARRNKLSAEQNLINLKREYTTSWIALYKAVGGAWLTQTQQS comes from the coding sequence ATGAAAATCACCCTCAAATTGGCTTTGCTCGCCTGTTCGATCATCAGTACAGCTTGCGCTGTTGGGCCAAAATACAACTCACCCACCACTCAAACGGCCCCAGAATGGTATGCCGCTTTGCCGCACAACGGCAAAACCACAGACTTAGTCAATTGGTGGCAATCTTTTTCTGACTCAAGTCTAACCCGCTTACAACAAGCGGCTGAACTCAACAATCCAAGCATCGCCCAAGCCGTCGCACGAATTGATGCAGCACGTGCAGCATCAGGTGCTACAAATGGAAACATGTTGCCGACCATCAATGGTTCAGCCAGCCAAACCCGTAACAACGGTGACGACGGTTCTGACATTGCACGTCGCTCACGGCTTGGCATGATTGATGCCAGTTGGGAAATTGACTTATGGGGCGGTTTGCGAGCAGGACGACGCGCATCGGATGCTCAACTTGCTGCCCGCACCATGGAGTGGCACGCCGCGCGCACATCAATCGCCGCAGAAGTGGCTCAAACCTACGTTGCTTATCGAGCCTGTCAGGCGCAGTCGGCGGCATTGCAATCAGATGTCGTGTCACGCGAAGAAACCGCCCGACTGACGGATTTATTGGTTCATGCTGGCTTCAATGCGCCTGCTGAAAGTTATTTGACCGATGCGTCCGCAGCCACAGGTCGACAACAACAAGTCGCTATGGCGGCTGAATGTGATTTGAGCATTAAATCATTGGTCGCCCTCACGGGTTTAAGTGAGTCAGAAACGCGAGACATTCTGGCTAAAAATGCAGGGATACAGCCACGTGCGCCTGAGTTCACATTGGCCGCCCTACCCGTTGACATCATCAGTCAACGCCCTGATGTGGCCGCCGCTGAACGCACATTGGCTGCGGCCAGCGCACAAATCAATGTGACACAAGCAGCGCGACTGCCACGCTTGGCATTGTTGGGCAACATCAGCTTTTTTGGCATTCAGCTATCAGGTGGTGCGCCGCAAGCAAGCGGCAAGAGTTGGTCTTTTGGCCCCAGCTTGTCATTGCCTATTTTTGATGCAGGACAACGTGCAGCCCAAGCAGACATCGCAAAAGCAGGCTACGCCGAAGCTTTGGCGAATTACAAACAAGTCGTGGTTTCAGCAGTCAAAGAAGTCGAAAGCACCTTGATCACTTTGGATGCGGCACAAAAACGCCTGCGTGACGCACACACAGCAAAAGACAAATTTGACAAATATTTCAACGCCAGCCTAGCGCGACAACGCGTTGGCAGCGTGAGTTTACTGGAGCTTGAAGATGCACGGCGCAACAAACTGTCGGCCGAACAAAACCTCATCAACCTCAAACGTGAATACACGACAAGCTGGATTGCTTTGTACAAAGCCGTCGGCGGCGCGTGGCTGACTCAAACTCAACAATCATAA
- a CDS encoding efflux RND transporter periplasmic adaptor subunit: MNRIFNDFKSHLRTPLLRSLLIALMVLMAVGTAYWYLKKHPNTTTAKTQTDDTNKIKPALAVTLITPSTQNLSATIGADGKIMAWQEAVIGAQVNGLQLREINVNVGDFVKKGQVLARFKTDLVNAELAQYNANVAEAQANLAQARADSARANSLKSSGAISEQQISQYNTNYKAAVARLNAAKATKNLGSTRVAQANVIAPDDGVISARNATVGSVAQAGQELFRMVLKNRLEWRAELTAEQIKQVTAGSSASITLSDGEIIKGRVRQVAPTLNEKTNSATAYVDLLSNGSARAGMFAKGEFALASSNALTVPPTAVVMRDGFNYVFVVNDKKQAVQTKVVIGRRNADRIEITTGLADGQAIVESGTDFLKDGDSVDVIAK; the protein is encoded by the coding sequence ATGAACCGCATTTTCAATGATTTCAAATCACACCTGCGCACTCCATTGTTGCGCAGCTTACTTATTGCATTGATGGTGCTGATGGCCGTGGGCACTGCTTATTGGTATCTAAAAAAACACCCCAATACAACAACAGCAAAAACACAAACCGATGACACCAACAAAATCAAACCTGCACTTGCAGTGACCCTCATCACGCCGAGCACACAAAATTTAAGCGCAACAATCGGTGCAGATGGCAAAATCATGGCTTGGCAAGAGGCGGTGATTGGCGCACAGGTCAATGGGTTGCAATTGCGTGAAATCAATGTCAATGTGGGTGATTTTGTTAAAAAAGGACAGGTTTTAGCACGCTTTAAAACTGACTTGGTCAATGCCGAACTGGCTCAATACAACGCCAACGTCGCCGAAGCCCAAGCCAACCTAGCACAAGCCAGAGCAGACTCAGCCCGTGCCAACAGCCTCAAATCAAGCGGAGCCATCAGCGAGCAACAAATTTCGCAATACAACACGAACTACAAAGCCGCAGTCGCTCGCCTCAATGCAGCCAAAGCCACAAAAAACCTCGGCAGCACCCGTGTGGCGCAAGCCAATGTGATTGCGCCAGATGATGGCGTCATTTCTGCACGCAACGCAACCGTTGGCTCCGTCGCGCAGGCAGGGCAAGAACTGTTTCGCATGGTACTCAAAAATCGTTTGGAATGGCGAGCAGAACTCACGGCTGAACAAATCAAACAAGTGACCGCAGGCAGCAGCGCAAGCATCACCCTGTCAGATGGAGAAATCATCAAAGGCCGCGTGCGCCAAGTGGCCCCCACTTTGAATGAAAAAACCAACAGCGCAACGGCGTACGTTGATCTGCTCAGCAACGGCAGTGCACGCGCAGGCATGTTTGCCAAAGGAGAATTTGCTTTGGCCAGTAGTAACGCACTGACCGTACCACCCACAGCCGTCGTGATGCGTGATGGCTTCAATTATGTGTTTGTGGTGAATGATAAAAAGCAAGCCGTACAAACCAAAGTGGTCATTGGTCGACGCAATGCCGATCGCATTGAAATCACAACGGGCTTGGCCGATGGGCAAGCGATTGTGGAATCAGGCACTGATTTCTTAAAAGATGGCGACTCGGTTGACGTGATTGCAAAATAA
- a CDS encoding efflux RND transporter permease subunit, whose protein sequence is MNISSWAIRKPIPSVLLFIVLTILGLLAFKKTNVQNFPDIELPMIVVSVAWPGASPEQLETEVARKIEDSVANLTLLKHTHTTVSEGHATIMAEFSLDKNIMEATDDVRNAIAGVRGDLPTAVEEPIISKTTLSGSPIVTYAIRSNNMDEVDLSWFVDDKIAKAIMNVKGVGQVARVGGLNRELQIELSTAQMTGLGVTASDVSHALASVQTDAPGGQAKVSGQEQSIRILAAASSVDDIKNLQLPLSSGGSVRLGDVAQITDSAADRTSGALIDGHSAVVFDVVRSKGASEVTVLKNVRKIMDEFRIDHPNVVIEEIKETVKPVEDNYKDSMSLIIEGSILAILVVWWFLRDWRATVVSAVALPLSIIPTFWFMNMMGFSLNLVTLLSLSLVIGVLVDDAIVEVENIVRHMQMGKTPYQAAMEGADEIGMAVIATTASLVAVFLPTAFMSGVPGKFFVQFGWTAAIAVVVSLLVARLLTPMMAAYLLKDSIHEEPKDGPLMTRYMKTVKWCLSNPWKTSFSAGAFFFAAIGLAMTLPGEFIPQGDIGRTAISVELPPGYTLKQTQAASEKVQNAIKDTPEITGIYTALGSGQATNGFATASADVRKATIHISLTERGERSRTQPQIEADFREKVKNIAGARITVGSAESTSYFETTLTGDDAPALARAAAAIERDMRSIKGIGTVNSSASVLRPEVSIHPDFAKAAQAGVSTVDLANTIRVAINGDYNNSLSKLNLPERQVPINVRMTDAERDNLSAIENLKIRSNSGELVPLSAVATVSMGTGATEINRLDRQRTINFTIDPNGVPLSDLTKQVANLPAVKALPKGIELKPAGDAEANEELGTSFMLAMVAGIGAIYIVLVLLFHNFTQPLTILSALPLSIGGAFGALFITQFSISMPAMIGLIMLMGIVTKNSILLVDYAIIAYHGGMSRIDAILDACHKRSRPILMTTIAMVAGMLPNALGFGADPSFRAPMSVVVIGGLITSTFLSLLVIPVVYIMMDDAQNWLKKKFKR, encoded by the coding sequence ATGAACATTTCCTCTTGGGCCATTCGCAAACCGATTCCATCGGTGCTTTTATTCATCGTTTTGACCATTTTGGGTTTGCTTGCATTCAAAAAAACCAACGTCCAAAATTTTCCCGACATTGAATTACCGATGATTGTGGTATCGGTCGCTTGGCCTGGTGCATCACCCGAGCAATTGGAAACCGAAGTGGCGCGTAAAATTGAGGACTCGGTTGCCAACTTAACCCTCCTCAAGCACACCCACACCACCGTCAGCGAGGGGCACGCCACCATCATGGCTGAATTCAGCTTAGACAAAAACATCATGGAAGCAACGGACGATGTGCGCAATGCCATTGCCGGTGTACGCGGCGACTTACCGACCGCTGTTGAAGAACCAATTATCTCAAAAACCACCCTATCAGGCTCACCAATTGTCACCTATGCCATCCGCTCAAACAACATGGATGAGGTTGATTTGTCATGGTTTGTTGACGACAAAATAGCCAAAGCCATCATGAATGTCAAAGGTGTCGGGCAAGTTGCACGGGTCGGTGGACTCAACCGTGAATTACAAATTGAGCTGTCTACTGCACAAATGACAGGGCTTGGCGTGACGGCGAGCGACGTATCCCACGCACTGGCAAGCGTACAAACAGATGCACCAGGTGGGCAAGCCAAAGTCAGCGGCCAAGAACAAAGTATTCGTATTTTAGCTGCAGCCAGCAGTGTGGATGACATCAAAAATTTACAACTGCCCCTCTCAAGTGGCGGCTCAGTGCGATTGGGCGATGTGGCTCAAATCACTGACAGCGCAGCCGACCGCACCAGCGGAGCATTGATCGATGGTCATTCTGCGGTGGTCTTTGATGTCGTGCGCAGCAAGGGCGCGAGTGAAGTGACCGTACTTAAAAACGTACGCAAAATCATGGATGAGTTCCGAATTGACCATCCAAATGTTGTGATTGAAGAAATCAAAGAAACCGTCAAACCGGTTGAGGACAATTACAAAGACTCCATGTCTTTGATTATTGAGGGCTCAATTTTAGCGATTTTGGTGGTGTGGTGGTTTTTGCGTGATTGGCGGGCGACAGTGGTCTCTGCGGTCGCTTTACCATTATCAATCATTCCGACCTTTTGGTTCATGAACATGATGGGCTTTAGCCTCAACTTGGTCACACTTTTATCGCTGTCACTGGTGATCGGTGTGTTGGTCGATGATGCAATTGTCGAAGTCGAAAACATCGTGCGTCACATGCAAATGGGCAAAACGCCCTACCAAGCCGCCATGGAAGGCGCAGATGAAATTGGCATGGCGGTCATTGCCACCACCGCCAGCTTGGTCGCGGTCTTTTTACCCACTGCATTCATGAGCGGCGTTCCCGGTAAGTTTTTTGTGCAATTTGGTTGGACCGCTGCCATTGCAGTGGTCGTCTCATTGTTGGTTGCTCGCCTGCTCACACCGATGATGGCGGCTTACTTACTCAAAGACAGCATTCACGAAGAACCTAAAGACGGGCCATTGATGACCCGCTACATGAAAACGGTCAAATGGTGTCTGAGCAATCCGTGGAAAACCTCATTCTCTGCGGGTGCTTTTTTCTTTGCAGCCATTGGCTTGGCCATGACCTTACCAGGTGAATTTATCCCACAAGGTGACATTGGGCGCACCGCCATTTCAGTGGAACTGCCACCAGGTTACACGCTGAAACAAACGCAAGCAGCCTCTGAAAAAGTCCAAAATGCCATCAAAGACACACCTGAAATCACAGGCATTTATACCGCACTCGGCTCTGGCCAAGCAACCAATGGTTTTGCCACCGCAAGTGCCGATGTGCGCAAAGCCACCATACACATTTCACTGACCGAACGTGGTGAGCGCAGCCGCACTCAGCCACAAATCGAAGCGGATTTTCGTGAAAAAGTCAAAAACATTGCAGGCGCACGCATCACCGTTGGCAGCGCAGAATCGACCAGCTACTTTGAAACCACATTAACTGGTGATGATGCGCCTGCTCTGGCACGTGCAGCCGCTGCAATTGAACGTGACATGCGCAGCATCAAAGGCATTGGTACGGTCAATTCAAGCGCCAGCGTTTTGCGTCCCGAAGTGTCGATTCACCCCGATTTTGCCAAAGCAGCACAAGCGGGCGTATCCACAGTTGATTTGGCCAATACGATTCGCGTCGCCATCAATGGTGATTACAACAACAGCCTGTCCAAACTCAATTTACCCGAACGCCAAGTACCTATTAACGTGCGTATGACCGATGCCGAACGCGATAACTTGAGCGCAATAGAAAACCTCAAAATCCGCAGTAATTCAGGCGAACTCGTGCCTTTGTCTGCAGTCGCAACCGTCAGCATGGGTACAGGCGCCACAGAAATTAACCGTTTGGATCGTCAACGCACCATCAACTTCACCATCGATCCAAATGGTGTCCCCTTGTCCGACCTCACAAAACAAGTGGCCAACCTGCCCGCCGTCAAAGCATTGCCCAAAGGCATTGAGCTAAAACCAGCAGGTGATGCTGAAGCCAATGAAGAGTTGGGTACAAGTTTCATGCTGGCTATGGTGGCGGGGATTGGCGCGATTTACATTGTTTTGGTTTTATTGTTCCACAATTTCACACAACCCTTAACGATTTTATCGGCCTTGCCTTTATCCATCGGCGGTGCGTTTGGCGCATTATTCATCACGCAGTTTTCCATCAGCATGCCCGCCATGATTGGCTTGATCATGCTCATGGGCATTGTCACGAAAAACTCGATCCTACTGGTCGACTATGCCATCATTGCCTATCATGGCGGCATGAGCCGCATTGATGCGATCCTCGATGCGTGTCACAAACGCTCACGCCCGATCCTCATGACCACCATTGCCATGGTGGCTGGCATGTTGCCCAACGCACTCGGTTTTGGTGCAGATCCCAGCTTTCGAGCACCGATGTCCGTTGTTGTGATTGGCGGCTTGATTACCTCGACATTTTTGAGCTTATTGGTGATTCCTGTGGTCTACATCATGATGGATGATGCGCAAAACTGGCTGAAAAAGAAATTCAAACGATAA
- a CDS encoding rubredoxin — protein MMNPIVKIPSVGGRIAVKTLAKAVKLGLKHQLDCVCFSARQEILFELPHAVEAKQFTLALNQMHIAVGTADTRNVVTSLPANDIFPKRPWLHSGNYTEIVQSFKHKPRLTVAIVDPRQDFVPIMDSELNFIAAEKEDFWYLYLCLGDAGKPPFIWPDLIDSKSIADVSARIEAQVALGKTELELVELLADDSDLQTAPYGFIPAPIQQNHPQYDGFFRVGGVYWLGIYNAGQRMPLLKLEHLLSVCQSQNINYIDLSTWGSLLIKDLKRTAVDEWNRYLGLNNLNIGPAYHELNWKLDPFNLEHHALKVKINEELQKAGLRTWGLSLGVASETRRIRPSILIRVHPKKLLGRQRYDLYHAKHFNPVNGEYVLFDGHMVQQDLISNLKGLISQYQRQMRIKVEPIQALRRSEKSKTIIYECSVCLTQYVPNLGDPEHGIAAGTAFGNLPLTYCCPVCEGDKSVFVLV, from the coding sequence ATGATGAACCCAATTGTTAAAATTCCAAGCGTTGGCGGGCGCATCGCAGTGAAAACATTGGCCAAGGCGGTCAAATTGGGCTTAAAACATCAACTGGACTGTGTGTGTTTCAGTGCGCGTCAAGAGATTTTGTTTGAATTGCCTCACGCAGTTGAAGCCAAACAGTTCACACTTGCATTAAATCAAATGCACATTGCGGTTGGGACAGCCGATACCCGCAATGTGGTGACATCGCTACCTGCCAATGACATTTTTCCCAAGCGACCTTGGTTGCATTCAGGCAATTATACGGAGATCGTTCAAAGCTTTAAGCACAAGCCCCGTTTGACGGTGGCCATTGTTGATCCACGTCAGGATTTTGTACCGATCATGGACAGCGAGCTGAATTTTATTGCAGCCGAAAAAGAAGATTTTTGGTATTTATATTTGTGTTTAGGGGATGCGGGCAAACCACCCTTTATTTGGCCTGACTTGATTGACAGCAAAAGCATTGCGGATGTGTCTGCACGCATTGAGGCTCAAGTGGCCTTGGGCAAAACCGAACTTGAGTTGGTTGAACTGCTGGCCGATGACAGCGATTTACAGACCGCACCATATGGCTTTATTCCAGCACCGATACAGCAGAATCACCCGCAATACGATGGTTTTTTTCGGGTCGGAGGCGTTTATTGGCTGGGGATTTACAATGCCGGTCAACGCATGCCGTTGCTTAAACTTGAGCATTTGTTGAGTGTGTGTCAATCGCAAAACATCAATTACATTGATCTGTCCACATGGGGTTCTTTGCTTATCAAAGACCTTAAACGCACGGCTGTGGATGAATGGAACCGCTATTTGGGTCTAAACAACCTCAACATCGGGCCTGCTTATCATGAATTAAACTGGAAGCTTGATCCCTTCAACTTGGAGCACCATGCTTTAAAAGTTAAAATCAATGAGGAGCTGCAAAAAGCAGGTTTGCGCACATGGGGCTTGTCTTTGGGGGTGGCCTCAGAAACGCGCCGCATTCGTCCCAGTATTTTGATCCGCGTGCACCCCAAAAAACTTTTGGGTCGCCAACGCTATGATTTATATCATGCCAAACACTTTAACCCCGTGAACGGTGAATATGTGTTGTTTGATGGCCATATGGTTCAACAGGATTTGATTTCAAACCTCAAAGGTTTGATTTCACAATACCAACGACAGATGCGCATTAAAGTTGAACCGATTCAAGCACTTCGTCGCTCAGAGAAAAGCAAAACGATCATTTATGAATGTTCGGTGTGTTTGACACAATATGTCCCTAACTTGGGTGATCCAGAGCATGGGATTGCCGCTGGAACTGCTTTTGGTAATTTGCCTCTAACGTATTGTTGTCCTGTGTGCGAAGGAGATAAAAGTGTTTTTGTGCTGGTTTGA